The Malaclemys terrapin pileata isolate rMalTer1 chromosome 7, rMalTer1.hap1, whole genome shotgun sequence nucleotide sequence TCTTTTTAACAGTGACTTAGATTTCATGTCATCTTGTTCAGGGTTCACTGCCTTACTTGGGTCATGACAGAGGGATTTATAGCATTTGTGGCTATAAAAAAGTTAGCCACAAATTATGGAAGATATAAAATCAAAATGCTATAAAATCATAAAGTACCTTCCAGTACACAAGGACACTGGGCTGAATTCTGAGGTTCTTAATCCTgcaaactcctgttgaagtcaatgggaattttgttggATTAAGTACTTCAAATTTCAATGTATTGGAAGCAAGTGTGGCTGGATTTTTAAGAAAGATAACCAGGAATATTTCTTTGTAAAGTTTTGATAAGTGAATGGCATTCAAACTTAGATTATTATATATATTGTTTTTTGATttataaacacaaaaataaatacttaaaCCAATTGTCAAAGCAGGCTACCAGCTGTCGCTACTACCAAAACCAATAGCATCTGCTTCGATTGTATATGAGAACACTATCTAATGTTatcccccaagtttcatctcatgtAAGGAAAATATAAATGTTATGCTTGGTATGATTATTTTAAGCAACCACCATTTATAGGGAGGGAACAACTGATTTACTCAGTTACAGCAGATGTCATTTTCAGATAAATTCTGTAAAAGGAGGATTATGCATGAAGCCTTTGCCACACGCTTCTGGCATTAACCACAAAAGGCTACATATGTGTGTCTTCTCAGAATGATGACATTATGTACTTATTTGCTACATCAAAGTAGATTACATGTTTAGCTAATTATATGGTCCTCAGATTATAAAAATACTTGGGTTCTTCCTGCCTGAAGTAGGGGGTGCAGGGGATTCACTGGAACCAAGATTTATTGTCTATTTATCAGACTTTACATTCAGTTTTCTCTTATCACATTCACACAATATAACCCCCATTTCCATCCCCTTGATTGTCTCCCTCTGCAACATTAGCTGGGTTACAGTACAAATTCTCTGATCAAGGAGATGAATAACCTTCTCCTAGGTTGCAATGCTGTTTTATTTCTGGCTACAAGGGGTGCTTAAGGTTACAGTTGTCCTCCCCTTCGCCTCATGGAGTCAGAAGGATATTACTTCCTCATTGTTTATAGCTCTTGTAACCAAGGGTACTGAAATTATAAAAATGTTCAGTAAACTTTCAGGTGATGCTGCATAGAGTTCTCATTTCTATTTTATACAATTGAGGAGTTCTTACGTGAGCTGATGCTTCCGTCCAACACCATCTGGCCAGGCAACAATACATTTAGTCATTCCATTATCAATCATGATCTCAGCATAAAAGCACTGTGGGAAGGCAAGTCCAAAAGCCACCAACCATATTATTCCTTTCATTACTTTGGTGCTCACAGCAGAAAGTTTGGGCTTAAAGGGATAAATTATAGCCATGTACCTAGGAGAAAAATGGGGTAACATCATTTTTATTGTTGTACCAATAAACTAGTCAAAAATTATAATGAGGGCAAAAATATCCCAAATCATTTATCAATAAATAACCAAAACTACATATTTCAGTTGGtgcaggatttttttgtttgttagttttggtttggtttggtttagtaTCTTCCactggaaggaaaaattaaaatattttataaaaatcacTGCTAGTTTATCCCAAGGGAATGCACTATTGTGTGTGAAACTTCTTATACCTTGTATCAACAGGGTCTTAGTTAGTACAATAACAttcatagagagagagagcaatcctTTTGTGTAAGAGTACATGCATAATAGGTTTGCAGTGATCCTTCTTCCTTCTAATCTTAATTACTGCTTCCTCGCTGTATGTTATAATTTACTAATTTGGAAAGCTTGAATGAACTAAGATAAATTAAACTTTCTGCAAAGACTAACACAAACGATTGTACATGAATGAACACAGTCCACCTTAAATAACGAAGACAGCTGAATGTGCTGCTGTTGTGGAACTGATGTTAGGCCCAGCTGAATAATTGCAAAGCCAGCTCAGTCCACAAGAATGATTTGCTACATCGTTGCAGCTGTCTCTCACTGAAGCCAGAAAAAAGTACTGAAACTGTGATATGTATTCAGTCTGAATCTTGGTAGCATGAATTGCATTAATATTTTCAGTAgcagatgtgtatatatattattccTATTAAAGCTTTGAGTTACATACTGCTTTGTTGCATGGAATCTATTTCCCGCTATCAGGGGAAGGTTAAATTAAAGCAGGGTCTCCACCAAAGCCTCCTATTTTATTCTCAACCGCAGATCGTGGTCTTGCAAGTCATTTGCCATGGATCTGAATTGTTGATTTTAGCATTGGAAACTCCTTGTGTcaccctcctcctctttctgtAACCACTCTAGCACTTGTGTTAGCAGTTTAAGTGGTATAGTGTTGATCCTTTTCTCCCACACCTGTTCAGAACAATCATGTCTGGTATCTAGCTGACTGTAAAATTACTTGGAAGAGCAATGccttgtttttaatttctctgtgtaAAAAATGCAGTTGTATCCTTTTCTCCCACACCTGTTCAGAACAATCATGTCCAGTATCTAGCTGACTGTAAAATTACTTGGAAGAGCAATGCCTTGTTTTTAACTTCTCTGTGTAAAAAATGCAGTTGTATCCTAGAGACTATATAATCGATTATTCATATCTGCCTTATTCTTTATCATGGTTGTTTCAAAGTCCAGCTACAGTGGAAAACTCCAATTACTTCCTTGTTTTCATAGCAAAGGAAGACTGTGGCTATTGAAGAGAATTCTGTCCAGGTCTTCATATAATATAGACATGATAAAGAATACATGAACACAAGCACCATAAGTATTGCATATCTGTCAGCCTTATTTAGCGAGAAGAAATGTACAATTCCTGTGATACTTTGTTTCTTTAGTCTACAGTATATTAAGTTATACTTTGTTAGAACCTGGCCAGGAAAGAGTCAAACAGTAAACAATCCCCTAAGTGTTTGCTTACAGAAGTTTATGAATCTATCTGTGTTCTATTCCATTTCTCATGATGAAAAGCAACTCTGAAATATAACTGTCAACTATGGCACTGACTGAGCTGTCAATGAGGAATTGAAATTGAACCAAGTGTTGGAGCTAAGGAAGGTATTACAGCAATGCAGAGCAGATTAGAGAGATGATGGTTTTAGATAAGCACCAACAAGTTTGGACACTCATCCAAATCCAGagattttttctccctccctccttgctaTGTCCCTGAgcttcccttctctttctcttccctcactCCCTACAGGCTTCCATCATGCCCCACTCGATGTGACTTCCTCCCTACTTAGACAAAACAACTGGATCAATGGCACAAACTATAGTATGAACATTATGTGCTTATGAACTTTTTCAAGGGAGCCTGGAGGGGCTTGTTATCTGGAATTTGAATCTCCAGCTACTCATACACCTCTGCCTGGAGGCCTACGTGTAGCTTGTCTGCATTAGCGATACTGTGCAGGTTCTACAGGTATTATAATATACAGTGCAGCTGGAAATATTAGCAGATCCTTTGGCTGGCAAGAAAGAAACAGCTCAATGCTAATCATTGTGACACAGGCAAAATGACTGGCGTCTTCCCCCATAGTAATGACTAAAAGTGCGGTAAGTGACTTTTAGACATGCCACTTTTAGCTTGCTCCTTTAGGATGAACTGTTTTAAATTCGTGTGTTTCATTGAGGGGAGACAACTGAGCTTGAGCAGATATTAACATATAACAATAAACGGAAACAGAATCTTTCAGTTTCCAGGCGACAGTGTCAGGATCTATTTAAGGTCAAGTAAAGGATAGCTAAACATGGTTAGGCAGAGCTGCCAAGTTTTGTTTTTGAACCTTACCATATGACTAAAAAGGTTTTAGCTTTGTAGATATTTTTACCAAGAATCCCTAAGGAGGAAAAGTAGATACAGATCAGAATGGGCTGAGgtggaatggattttattaaatGTTCTTTGACAAGTTCTAAGGATGTACATAAGAGTTATCAAAAATCTTTGATTTAAAGCCAGAAAAGCAACCTGTATCTGAATTCTAAAATCAAAATACTGTTCCCTCTTAAATCATATTTACTTCTATTTGTACTAACTATGGGCTAATTATCAACAGCACCATTCTGTGTTAAAATTTGGTAACTCTTAATCAGGACATGTTTCTATTTTCAAGTATAATTTTCAGCATACATTGCATGTCTAATGTTCTGCAAGGGCATAATGACTTATTTTGCAGGATATTATGCAAGCAAATCTGTTTATCCTGAACTTGATTTTTCTATCACGAGGTTGGCAGGGACTGAGTGTGTCACAACAGTTACTCTCACTTCTGAACAGGACTGCTAACAGCAGAAGCTGCTATAAAAGCAGCTCCTGGTGATTAATTAAATAATGCCTTTGGAAGGATTCCAGAGGGAAGCATGTCTTACCCTTGCAGATAAACAGTGTTTCTGACAGAGACAGTTGGCAGGAGACTTATATGTTGCCCTTCTTTGATAGGCGGAAAAATTCTGTCAGACATCGCAGTTCCATTGAGAAGAATCAGTGAAACCCAGATATTTCCTGAACTGTGGATTCTGAGTCACTTCCGTGAGAAGACTTGTGGAAGATCGGAGACTCAGAGAAGGTAGGAGGGGAAAGATTAAAGGTGTTTCTAGTGCCTGGTGGAGAATGGAGGAGATTGGGGAGAAGATTGATCAAGGAGAAGATCAAATAGGTCTGGAGAAGGCCTGGAAGGAACTGGAGAGTTTGGGAGTCAGTTTAGCCCGCTTtcactccttttcctttcttaCAGACAATGAAAAATAACTTCAATTGAATTTAGACTACTTCCtagtaaagaaaaatgttaaCTCATTTAGCATGTGGACCATAAATGTACCCAAACCTTGCAAGTTGCTCTTGTTGTGAAATAAATTTTGCAAATCTAATggagcattttgaaaatattaaattgCCTCTTACTTATCAGAGACATTCAAAATCACAATGAATATAATCTAAGTTTTGTTCTTGAATAATAAATCCTAACCATTTGTGGATGCTAAGTCTTGTATCTGAAGTACATTTCTTTGCCTTTTCTTTGTAGTTGCATCTTGATTCAGAAATAGCATTGTGGATTATGACATTTTTAGTAAGAGATCATATAAATTCCACCTCCAAACAAATGATGGGTCTTTCTGGGGTGAAAAAAGTATTTATATTTACATGAAGATTTAGGAACCTCCTGtgatatttaatatttcaaacaaagcaaaactcagAAATACTGTACAAGCCACTTTCATTCATTACATTAACCCAGGTTTGAGTCAGatcagtgacctagaggtgaaagggtctatatcccattaccaatctcCTAAACCATCCAATCCCTCAGTAAATATGTAGATATTAATccttttttgttaataaaccaCTGAAGTGGCCAGTTGTGAAACTGTTCCATAATCAAAGTCTTGCAATAAAATAATCTTCCTTTATCTTTAATTTTCTTATTTACCTTTCCATTGCATCTTTTACCTGTCAGCAGCAATCGCAGTCATAGAATAAATACTCACAAACATTGCAGTTATAGGAAAAAAGTTCTGAAACCTGCAGAATTCCTTGCCAAAATACCAGACGTTGAGGCTGGcataaataaaattgaaaagtGTATTGAAAGCAGCTATAAGTAGATCAGAAAGAGCCaaattaacaataaaataattgGTAACAGTCCTCATTCTTGTGTGCTACAATAATCCAGCTGACAATCACATTGCCAATAATTGATGCAGTAACTATGAAAGAATAAGTGATAGCCCAAAGGGCTGTTTGCCATCCAGGCTGGGTAAACCTTGCAGTCCAATTGTCATCATCCTCAGGAGAGTCAGCCAGCGAAATATTGTTAAAGTTTAAAAAGGAAGCTGTGCTCATTTCTTTATTCAACTAAATGTAGAAAACCTGTTTAGCATTTGATGATTTCTTACAATAGACATTGGTGTTCTGAATTCCTTATTCAGGTAATAATTAGAAGTAATTAACAAAATGTATCAGAATTCAAAACACAACATCCTTTTGCCCTGTTTTACAAGTAATATAATATAGTTCCAAGAGGAAATGTTATATATGAAATACCTCCTACCCAGCCCTTTAATTTATGACATATttgaaaagatatatatatataagtccACGGTGATTTGAGatccttttgtatttttttaacaaTTCCAGACCTGTGGTTAAGAATCTCTTTAGATTttcagaggtaaaaaaaaaaaaagtaaagtgtCAAATCATAAAAAGTTCTAATCCAAATGGAAATCCTTCTGGTTCTGAAAAGTGAATCCTTGATATTAGAGAATAATAGAAATACAAAGACTCTGTGGTAGAAGTGATAGTATTTTGTTGTCATCTCTGTGTGTTATACATTTTCTACAGGGGCTAAATGGATTTTTGAGAGGAGGTGGAGACTACTGCATCCAAGAGCTAAACAAACAATTTGACATCAAATGAAATTTCATGAGGTGGTGCTTAAACTTTTCTGTGTGGGTTCTTCAAATAAACTCTGAGATTAGTCTATTCCTGTCAAGTTTTATAACCCTAGATGTAGATGGTAGCATTTTACTAATCCTGCATTCCTTTTGCttccaaaactctcattgacatcagtgggcatTTCAGTGTTCAAGGAGTGCAGAAATGGGCCAGTGGAATACTACAGATGTAAATGGAAGTGAACAATACCAAAGCAAAAATCTACAGAAGACATTAGAATAGTTTTGTAGcaaaaaagaaagttaaaagtTATGGGAAGTTAATTCAATACAATTAGCCAAGGGGAGCAATAATTTGAGAAAGGTATTATCGGTCTCTGATCCAGAGACGGGGatgtgagagacctgggttcagttctctaCTCCACCAGGGTCATCATGTGTGActgagcctctctgtgcctcagcttcccatctgtaaaataggagtcCCAGAATGAACCCAGACACTGCTGGGATAAAACCCTGTCCATTATTGCCTAATATGGACTGATCTTGATCTTAATGTGCAgtactttatattttttaaacgATTTATACTTTACATTactgagacctggtctacacctaaaacccAGGTTGACCtagttacatcactcagggctgtgaaaaatgtctccCACTGTGTGATGTAGTTGGATCGACCGAACTCCCACTGTAGATGCTGCTAGAGTGATGGAAGAaatcttctgttgacctagctatccCCTCTTGCAGGGGTGCATTTACTACAAGAATGGAAAAACACATTGTCactgtagtgtctacactacactacagtggttgtgccgctgtagcgctagtagtgtagacataccctgagacaatATGCTTGTTGTGTTTTATAGGTCCTGCCTCAAAAAAATGTCAATCTTAAGGCACAGCATGTGTACGATGGGATTGTAAAGAgggctcagcattggcctaactttgCTCCCCTTGATGTAAATAGGCCTTCAGGTAGAAATTGTCTTTCTGTCCCTCCACAGCATACACTTTCCTTGGATAATCATTTACGATGGGGAAATGCAAAGAAAAACTCTCCATTGTCCAAGCAATAATAGTTTGTGAGGTTCCATACATGCccctttcaggctctctgcaatgGAGCAGTTGGTATTATTTCGTCTTTTTTACCAGCAGAGACAACCATATAgaatcaaatgatctctctcttaCTGCATTAAGATGTGAAGAAAACCTCCATTTAACTCATTGCATGATCACAGCAAATTTTTAAAGCAGGTGTTCTGTGAGACAGTCTGAAGGAAAAGTATAATtatgtataaataaatgcatacAGAACTATGCATACCAGGCCTTGTGCTGTTacggtagaacctcagagttatgaacacctcgggaatggaggctattcataactctgaaatgtttgtaatgcTGAACAAAACgtcatggttgttctttcaaaagttgacaactgaacattgacttaatacagctttgaacctttactatgcagaagaaaaatgctgctttccctttattttttttaatcatttatgttcaacacagtactgtatatgtttgttttttgtcatctctgctgctgcctgattgtatacttccagttccaaatgaggtgtgcggttgactggtcagtttgtaactctgagattctactgtatctCATATATTCCCAAGAAAATATCACTCTCTCTTCATATTGAAATCTACCCTAATTCACTCCTTCCATTTCCTTCTCTAGGAACACATATACAACAATACATTTTTACATGTCCTATCATACAGTTTTACACATGCTTCCCAGGCTTTTCAAAAACCTGATCCACTCAAACCTCACCAAACAACTTACAAACCCACAATCAAACTCTGCATACCATACAGCATAACTTTTATCTATTCTGTAAGATAGTTTCAACTGTTAATAGTAGTTCTCAAGGTTTTTCATGTCCTGATTGTAGTCTCATTAAATTCCAAAGATGATCTGAGCAAGATTctctcctgatttaaaaaaaaaacaaaaaaaaaacaaaaaaacccccagaaAAGTGCTGTGTTAATTGTACCTACAGATCGCAGAATACAATAAAAGATTAGAAGAGACAGTGCAATTTCAAGATGAAACTAAATCCATACGGATTACTTGAAATTCTAAAGTGAGGAGGGTGTCAGTCTCTCTCATTAAGCTCCACAAACATGATAAAAGACTTCTTTCATCCACATAATGCTCCCTTACAAAGCTTTTTAATCTGATCACAACCATCCTTGTGTCAACACCTCAGCATATTAAATTAGCCACCTCATATCTTTACTCTCATTAGTACACTCCCACCTTCCCATTCATTTTctatttgtatagtgcctataTTATCATACCAGAGTCCTGCTAgttacacagatttttttttttttttggtaataggCCAAATGTTCTCCTGGCTTGTGTACTGAAAACTGTagtaattaatttaaaacatgCCTCTAAATTCTTCACAGAAGCCAAAACCACCTGGTTAGTATATTATTTATAACACAAAGAAGGTCCCTCTCAGAAGAACTGAAAATttactgtaaaatgaggataatgatacttccttcctttgtaaagcactttgtgatctACTAATGAAAAGAGCCATAACAGCTggatagtagtagtagtatgtatttattttcattgcaAGAATGTTTAAATCTTGAACTGTATTAAATAAGTAACAATTCTAGAGGTTATCATCTCAAGAAAAAGAACTGCAGGCTTGTAACAAGAAACAGTGAAGCATGTGTCTTACACGTTTGCTATTCTGGAAAAATAATACAAGATATTACAGGAAGTAGAGCCCGTTCCTATAGCTGTTACACACATTgaactcttgttgacttcagtgaggactTTGTACACGTAACAGCTACAAAAGGAGGACCTAAGCAACATTAACCTCCTATCAACCGAAATCCACTTTGGGTGTGGCAAAATAGAGTTCGATTGTGGCTGTCTTTGAGTCAGAGCTGTGCTCCGGGGGGAAGACAGTAGAAGAGCCACTGTACTACTGGTAGTTCCTGAGAACAGGCAGAGTATTTTTGTTAGCAGGGGgatgtgtgcgcatgtgtgtttgtgtgtgatgcTTTCCAGGGATACTCAGGACTGAGAGGCACCTCACTACCACTTGCCCTTggcatgaggaagccttgtctgcaTGCCAGGGATCAGCTCCCTGACTATATCAGCTAGAAGCAACACAAACACTGCCCAGGCAGCGCTGCAGTTAAGCAATTGGCACACTCCAACACCTGAGTTCTCTGAGTGTCTCCCTAAAGTGCCCAGCCCCTGTTGCACTAGATACTCAGAATTTCCAGAtcctctgttcccaaaggaacagtacaccacAGCTTACCAGTTACACCAAAGGACAGAGCtccgcttaacacacagcacttaatTTGTTTATAgcaaaaacaagaataagtttattgaaCAAAGTTCAGGGATACTAATGATAGCAAGTAGaaatactggaaacaaatggttacatataaaacaaaatcataacatgcactCTAGAATCTAAACTTATCTAACAAGATGCCCTTTTGTCTAATAAAATACTGCTTACACAAAGGCCATCTCATAATGTTTTTAACAAGATGGCTGAGACCATCCTTTCATAAAACCAAGCCCACTGGCAGCTTGTCTCCCCAGAAGAAGGAAGCCAAGGCATTGCTCTGCACCTCCCTAGCTATATTAGATCAGTTCTTTGTTCTTCACCTATAAACTGTCCTCCTCCCGTCCTGGCTGGTCACCTCTTTCCTCTTCCTGTTAATTTATTCTCATGGAGTCCCGCAATCTCTTCATTTGCATTTGACTCAGTATGCAAATAGACTTCcactctaaggtctggtctatactacccgcctgaatcagcgggtagaaatcgacctctcggggattgatttatcgcgtcccgttgggacgcgacaatcgatccccaaatcggcgctctaactccaccagcggaggtggtagtaagcgccgccgacaaaaagcggcagaagtcgattttgccgccgtcctcacaacggggtaagtcggctgcaatacgtcgaattcagctacgctattcacgtagctgaatttgcgtatcttaaatcaactccccgctgtagtgtagatgtaccctttgatACATACTATACACATAATATATAAGTGTCTCCTTCCTCCTGTCTGGTGGAACCTCTGGGTGACCTGCCTTTAACTTCAAggatttaagaacataatttcctatatatatatatatataatctccttACATATTATCTGCATGTACATTTTGCAAAGATTACAATGACCAGTGCAACTCAGACTTACAATAAAGACCTTACATGAGACTCTTTGGTGAGCAAGTTTGTAAATAGCAGACGCAGAGGAGCCCTGTAACTCTTATGCACCACTGTGCCCTCCACCACAGTGTTCTAATAGGCTGCTCCTACAACTTTTTGAGGAGTACCGTGTGCAAATTCCCTTGAGTCCATCAGCCATTGTAGAAAAAGTTGGGCCATGCCCATACCTCTTTTGGAGCATCTGGCAATACTAACACTGCCTCTTATTCTTGAACTGTGCCAGCACAAGGGACAGGGTCATGAGGACCCCCGATGACCTCTTCCACACTTGTTCACTAGCAAAGGACCAGCTGCAACTTGACCATAATGTTTCAGGAGCTCTCTCAACATCCAGGAGCCATTTCATAAATGGTAAGGGCATGCAAGCTTTATCTCAGATGGCAAAGTGGTCAGAAAAGCTCATTGATCATTTCCTTATGCTGGATGCCCTTACAGATTGTGCCATGCAGAATATGTGCTAGCAATGACTCAAGCCATGGAGGGAAGGCAACCCCTCCCTTCACCAAAATCTCATGGTGACATTACTAGACTTTTCAACCTCTTTTAACACCACCAAATCCCTGTGCCATATGGCAGGGATGGATGAAGTTAAACTGATTCGGTTTATTCCTTTTTGACAAATCCCAAAGGCTTTGACTGGCAGCTGCTTCTTCACTTTGAACGTTCTTACATGGGGAGTCCCACAAGGCTTGAATGTAGGCaggtttggcagaattcatttattattttttttataattttgacagttaatttgatgattttaaagcattttttcaattttgatcaatttaaattttcactgtgaaaaattatgggttttaagcattttttattatcaatttaaattttgacAGGTGTGGGAAATAATGGAAAGAGGTcagattaattatttaattacagtatatactgagattcagaaagttaaagctttataaccattaaagtAAATAGTCATAATATGTCAAAATATGCAACGTTAATGGCCTTAAATCAAACgctaagttttcaagcagcatttttcttactttgcttagcTGTAAATGttgatcatcaatggaaatatttttgatcagtttgtgtgtgtacagtgaaattgacatttactgattaaaaatctaatccttccaagcc carries:
- the TACR2 gene encoding LOW QUALITY PROTEIN: substance-K receptor (The sequence of the model RefSeq protein was modified relative to this genomic sequence to represent the inferred CDS: inserted 2 bases in 1 codon); the protein is MSTASFLNFNNISLADSPEDDDNWTARFTQPGWQTALWAITYSFIVTASIIGNVIVSWIIVAHXRMRTVTNYFIVNLALSDLLIAAFNTLFNFIYASLNVWYFGKEFCRFQNFFPITAMFVSIYSMTAIAADRYMAIIYPFKPKLSAVSTKVMKGIIWLVAFGLAFPQCFYAEIMIDNGMTKCIVAWPDGVGRKHQLTYQIIVIALIYLLPLIVMFVAYSIIGITLWSSTVPGDHTNRIYYHCQVTAKKRLEFVRTIVIVVITFAVCWLPYHLYFILGSFREDIYQQKYIQQVYLAVFLLAMSSSMYNPVIYCYLHQRFRSGFRLAFQWRPCIKATEGDKQTYLPINFTADLQPASQTKLIEKQTH